One genomic segment of Gossypium arboreum isolate Shixiya-1 chromosome 3, ASM2569848v2, whole genome shotgun sequence includes these proteins:
- the LOC108475141 gene encoding uncharacterized protein LOC108475141 — protein MGYTKPITVNQPKATATGQQVSSRQEPNTKQNAEKPQFTPILITYRELYKSLFDAHIVSPFYLRPLQPPYPKWYDASDQREYHAGITGHLIENCTSFKKVVERLIKMGVVNFDDAHSVENSLPNHTNNGANAIVENMGRKVKLDVAEIETPLREVWKKMMERELIMQDLRRKSRERRNYCEFHNKEDHEIETCDEFRALVQGLMDNKELELFEFTEEEDVCTSKERLMEKVSEKPTAFPYKDSKRVPWNYNCNVALSGEGSPVSTSDTKVELVKGKSLMIEQGEERSRSLVNKPITEKEVKKFLMFLKYSEYSVVEQLHKQLVRISVLALLLNSEVHHNALMNVLKETYIADDISVNKLDRLVSNISADNFISFSDDEIPPGGMGSTKALHITTYCKGYTLPGVLIDNRSALNVLPLSTLNRLLIDSSHMKTCQNIVRTFDGTKRKVMRRIEVPLLIGSNTYELDFLVMDIKPSYNCLLGRPWIHSSGVVPSSLYQKLKLMTEGRLVMINTEEDIIASVTSDALYIENDNEATRMRLQLIVGNGALLGRCLGKYLHERVEVPILAHKQDRFGLGYRPDAKQK, from the exons ATGGGTTATACAAAACCAATCACAGTAAACCAGCCAAAAGCGACAGCCACAGGCCAGCAAGTTTCGTCAAGGCAGGAGCCCAATACAAAGCAGAACGCAGAGAAACCTCAGTTTACTCCCATTCTAATAACGTATCGGGAGCTGTACAAAAGTTTATTCGATGCGCACATTGTATCCCCGTTCTACTTAAGACCGTTGCAACCCCCATACCCCAAGTGGTACGATGCAAGTGACCAACGTGAATATCATGCAGGAATCACAGGACACTTGATAGAGAACTGTACCTCTTTCAAAAAGGTAGTCGAAAGGCTCATCAAAATGGGTGTTGTGAATTTCGATGATGCACATAGTGTAGAAAATTCGTTACCCAACCATACTAATAATGGGGCAAACGCGATAGTCGAGAATATGGGGAGGAAAGTTAAGTTGGATGTTGCAGAAATAGAAACCCCGTTGAGGGAGGTTTGGAAGAAGATGATGGAAAGAGAGTTGATTATGCAAGACTTGAGGAGAAAATCCCGAGAGAGgaggaactactgtgagttccataaTAAGGAGGACCATGAGATTGAAACATGTGATGAATTCAGAGCCCTGGTACAGGGTCTAATGGACAATAAAGAGCTGGAGTTATTTGAATTTACTGAGGAGGAAGATGTATGCACCTCGAAAGAGAGGTTGATGGAGAAGGTTTCTGAG AAACCCACGGCTtttccttataaagatagcaaaagggtGCCTTGGAATTATAACTGCAATGTGGCATTATCAGGAGAGGGGAGTCCGGTCAGTACGTCAGATACAAAAGTCGAGCTTGTAAAAGGGAAGTCTTTGATGATTGAACAGGGGGAAGAAAGGTCAAGATCACTGGTTAATAAGCCTATAACGGAGAAAGAAGTTAAGAAATTTTTGATGTTTCTAAAGTacagtgagtatagtgtggtggaacaattacaCAAACAATTAGTGCGCATATCGGTGCTAGCTTTGCTCCTAAATTCGGAGGTACACCATAATGCATTGATGAATGTGTTGAAAGAAACTTATATCGCTGATGACATTTCGGTAAACAAGCTAGACCGTCTTGTCAGCAACATAAGTGCTGATAATTTCATCTCTTTCAGTGACGATGAGATACCTCCTGGGGGCATGGGATCCACCAAAGCTCTGCACATCACCACTTACTGCAAGGGGTATACATTACCAGGGGTACTAATTGATAATAGATCAGCGTTGAATGTCTTGCCCCTATCCACATTGAATAGGTTGCTAATAGATAGTtctcatatgaagacatgccagaACATAGTAAGAACATTTGATGGCACTAAAAGAAAGGTAATGAGAAGGATTGAAGTGCCTCTTCTAATCGGATCGAACACATATGAGCTAGATTTCCTAGTCATGGATATCAAGCCTTcttataattgtttattggggaggcCGTGGATTCACTCGTCAGGGGTAGTACCATCATCGTTGTACCAAAAGCTAAAGTTGATGACAGAAGGCCGGCTGGTAATGATAAATACAGAGGAGGACATTATTGCATCCGTCACTAGTGATGCGCTATATATAGAAAATGATAATGAG GCTACGAGGATGAGATTGCAACTAATAGTGGGAAATGGGGCATTGCTTGGAAGGTGTCTTGGAAAGTATCTTCATGAACGAGTTGAGGTGCCGATTTTGGCTCATAAACAAGATCGTTTTGGCTTAGGGTATAGGCCAGATGCAAAGCAAAAGTGA
- the LOC108475140 gene encoding uncharacterized protein LOC108475140, with amino-acid sequence MYVATTEEDIPDDHSWKLNFDEASNTVGNGIGAVLISPNRDHYPFTCKLDFDCTNSMAGYEACIVGIRVTIETKIKVLEVYEDSALVIYQLKGEWETINSKLINYRELVLDLVKVFDDITFHYLPRDENQMADALVTLASLIRVNKQDDMKPIQMSICEAPAHCCNIDEEEKRDDCPWYHDILRYVKNREYPDQATENNKRTLRRLASGYVLDREILYKRRKDQVLLRCVDAVEVKKILEEVHEGVCETHANGFTMARKIMNSGITGPR; translated from the coding sequence atgtatgtggCAACTACCGAAGAGGACATTCCAGACGATCATTCTTGGAAACTGAATTTTGACGAGGCGTCAAACACTGTTggtaatggaattggggcagtcttgataTCCCCAAatagagatcattatccattcacttgcaaattggattttgattgcacgaacAGTATGGCAGGGTACGAAGCATGTATCGTGGGAATTCGTGTAACCATTGAGACTAAAATCAAAGTATTGGAGGTGTATGAGGATTCTGCACTGGTGATCTATcagctcaaaggtgaatgggaaacAATAAACTCAAAGTTGATCAACTATCGAGAGCTAGTTCTGGATTTAGTTAAGGTGTTTGATGATATCACTTTCCATTATCTCCCGCgggacgaaaatcagatggcagacgCCTTGGTTACATTAGCTTCTTTGATCAGAGTAAATAAACAAGACGATATGAAGCCGATCCAGATGAGTATTTgtgaggctccagctcattgttgtaatATCGATGAAGAAGAGAAGAGAGATGATTGTCCTTGGTATCATGATATtctacgatatgtgaagaatcgtgaataccctGATCAAGCTACGGAAAATAATAAGAGAACATTAAGGAGGCTGGCCAGTGGCTATGTTCTAGACCGGGAGATTCTTTATAAAAGGAGGAAAGATCAGGTGCTGTTAAGATGTGTTGACGCTGTTGAAGTTAAGAAAATTCtagaagaagtccatgaaggtGTTTGTGAGACGCATGCCAATGGGTTCACAATGGCCAGGAAAATCATGAATTCGGGTATTACTGGTCCACGATAG